The genomic window CGCCTAGGGGCAGTTGAAGACCAATATCGGTGCAGTTTTGAGTCTGCAAAAAAGCAGCACCTTGCTGATAGGGCTGCTCAAATTCAGTGCGGTTATTGAAGTATTGAGCCGTTCGACTGGTATTCCAGATATTTCTGGGGCTCAAGACGACTTGACGTGATTCCACATAAGCTTGGCGATCCATTGAGAACAATAACGGGCGAGAAAAATTAAACAAAACCCAAGGTAATGCCGATAGGATTAAAATAAAAGCAATAGCATTAGCTAGCTTATAACTGGTTAAATGAGACAAGACAACGCCCACAACTGCCGAGAAAATTACAAACAGTGGCAAATGCAAGCGACTATGCCAGGGCTGCCATTTGAGTATAAGACAGAAGAGAAAAAAGGCACCCATGCTAGCGGCAAGATAGCACCTGAGCAACTGCTGTCTTCTTAGATTTCTCCAAATCAAGCATAATAAAACCGCTCCTAAAATCAACCACAAGTGCAATGGATTGCTGGCACTATCTTCATGATTAGACAAGCTGCGAATATGAAATTCAACCCCTGGCCAGGTTGTACGAGGGTCGTTGATATCTACGCCTAACACTTGATGAAGCGCGTAAATAGCCCTCTCTGTGCCACGGTTGACGCTGCCGATTGGCATACTTAGGTGCAGACTAAGGTTTCTAACCAGATTTGATAAGAACGCTGGAAAGCTCCATAGACCATTGAGATACGGCGTTTGGGGATCAGAACCAAACGGGGAGCCAAATAAACGAAAATTGCGGAGATAATAACCTGAATTAAGCACGATCACTAGAACCGTGGTTGGCAAAGCGAGCCGCCAGAGCTTCCAGCGAAAGTCTCTAAAAGCGGCCAAGAACAGCCAGATAATAAAGGGAAATGCGTAGATATAAGTAGTTCCTTTCGTCAAAAAAGCCAAGCCCAGACTAGCACTGACTCCCAGCAAGTTCTTGAAGGTCCAAGCAGGCTTAGGTTGAACAACTGACAGAAGATAATGCACAAAGCAAACTAACCAAAAGGCAGCAACATAGTCGTTTTTGGTACTTGAGCCCTGTAGAATCCCCATTGGAATAGTTGCGGCTGTGACGGCTGCAAAAACTTGCCCTTGTAAATTTGCTCCCAGCTGTTTAGCAACTAGCGATATGCCAAGAATACTGCCAACCATGCTAAACCACTGCACCAGATTAGCCCAATAATCTCCACCGCTTAGAACGTGAAGATGTAGAATGACCCATTCAGCAAAAGGCGGCTGATAAATCTGCGGCAGATAACTAGTTGGATAGGGATTCAGATTTTTATTCTGAATCCAATGCATTACCCGAGCCAGATGATAGGTGAGAGAATCTAGGGTGTTGGGTGCGGCAACCAGGGCAATCAAGCCAACAGTAGCAGTTAGCAGAATCATACTGCTGATTAGAAGCGGGACAGAGCTGAATCTTCTAGAGGACCAAGATTGCCTTCCGCCTTGATAAATCGTTCCTAGCAAGTTTGCTTGCTGAGTCCTTTTGCAATCGCTTAATCTACTGTAGGTGCGCCAACAAATTAGAAGCAATCCTAGATTAGCGATAAACCAGCAAGCTGCTATCCAATTAAAGTCTAACCGTTGACCGAGGTTCAAAGCCTCAGTTATGACAGTCAGTAAAACACCCCACCACACAGTTGCTGACAGTAGAGCACTGCGGTAACAGGAATTATGCTGGCAAGCAATAAGAAATAGGAGAAGCCAACTCGTTAGCAACAATACAGTAAACATGTTACCTACTAGGATAGACAGTTCCCAAACGCAGAATAGCTTTACTCTAAATAGCAAGAATGAGTTGAGAAGTAAACTGCGAGGTGCTTATTATTACCAATAAATAGCTTGCCATATAATAAGGACATGCTTTATGCTGACCCAAATTGTGAGTAGTTCGAACTTAAGTTGAATCCATAACGGTCACCGGAGCATCGGCGCTAGACGGTATGAAACCAGTGTGAGACTAGTCAGAGAGAACTCAGCTTACTGGGGTTAACGCGGGGATCACGCTAGGGGAAGGGCTGGCAGGGACGGGCTCAGAACTGTTACCACTGTCGCCAAGGGGCAACTGACCGTCTAAATTAAAGGGTGAGCAATCTTCGGGGTCAGCTATCGAGCTATGTCTCAGCCTAGAACAGTCTCTGCGGTCGATGACATTTTCAGTCAAGCCCATCAGGGGAGTGTGGCGGCGATCATTCAGGTCTTGAATGAAAAGCTAGCCGATCAGGGGATTAGAACCCGAGCGGTACGTGAGGAAGGAGTCCTGCAACTGCTGTGTGAAGCTGCCGGTACTGAGCAGCTAGAGCAGTCCAGCCTGGTGGAGAGGATTCGACAGATCTTGGAGGCAATTGCCCCTCGTGAGATTCGTCGTATCAAAATCAATAGCCGCATTGTTCGGGAGCAGCAGTTGCTCTGGCTAGAGGAAATCAACCGTGATCCTGAAGGTCAGCTCCTCTGGTCCGAAGAGATTACCCTGGCTAAGCCCAGTCTTCTCAAACGGCTAAGCCCAAGCCAGAAGCGGCCTAGGGCTAAGTTTGAGAGAACTGCCTTACCTCTGCCTTCGCCTCCTACCTTCATACGGGAAAAACATCAGTTTAGACGAGGCATCCTTGGTGGTGTCTGTTTGAGTCTGACGCTGTTGCTGCTGGGTTGGAGCCTCTCAAAGTGGGTGATCCCCAATTGGCGGCTTGGCGCAACCGAGGCAGCCTCAGTTCCTAGCGCTCCCGCTCCTACCACTCCGGCACCAGCAAAGCCAGAAGCGCTAGCAAAGCCAGAGGCAACGGTTCAGCCGAGCGTAGCCCCAGTAGCAGCACCAGCTCCAGCAGCCCCAGTCGCAGTTAAAGCTTCTGAGGATGCGTTCGCGGCAGCCGTCAGTCTTGCTGAGCGAGCAGCAGTCTCAGGCCAGGCAGCTCAAACTCCGGCTCAGTGGCTGGCTTTGGCAACGCAGTGGCAGCAAGCTTCAGAGTTGATGGCTCAGGTTACAAACACAGATGGTCGGTATCAGACGGCGCGGAACCGGACCCTACTCTACCGGCAAAATAGTGAGGCTGCTCTGCGTCGAGCCCAGCTCAATCGCTCTCAGCCCCAATAGGTAAGTTGCAGGCAAAGGGGCTCTTTGTCTGTCCCTGATTGCTTGCAGCTTTTACGTTTTACGCCTGGGGTAGCTCTGAACTTCAGGCAAGGCGTTTTTTGCAGAACCTATTAGCAAAAGCGAGTGAGCTTGAAGCACAGCGTTGCCTTCTAAGCCCCTCCTGAGCAAAGGTTTGCTGTTCAATCGCTTTGCTCAGCAAACCTTCATGAGCTATGTGAATCAGTTGACTCTCAACCAAAAGTCAACTAAATTGCTGCGTTCATAAAACTCTAGAAAACTAAGTTATGTGAAGCTAAATAAATACTCCGTCCACTAGCTTGGAGCAGCCTCGTTGGCTGCTCCATCTTTAGACATAGCAAGCTGCAAAAGCTTCCTCATTTTGAGGCGATTTTGCAGTGTTTTATACGAGTCAACTTAACCCTTAGCCTACTCCTTTGATAGGAGCTTTCTCTATCTCTCTAGATAAGGATGAGGAGATTGAAGCAAATAACTCTAGGAGCCACAAACCAAAATCTTTAGCTGCCGCGCACTTTGAATCTAGGAAGGCATCAAAGTTGGTCTCAAATTGAGAGGAAGAGCAACTCGTAACAGTTGGCCGATCACACGATCGCTAAATTCCAAAAGCAAGGAAAAATATGATGTTTCAAAGTATAGAAACCCTTCTGGCAATGCCCAGTGCTCAGTTTGGGCTTGCCCAAGCTATTCTCAATTTGCCATTGGCTCAGATTGTGCTGTCTCCAGACGAATCAGCCTTGTTTTTTCTCTCAGGACCTCAATTTTTCATCGCCTTGATCGCTGGGGTGGTCATGGCTTTTGCCTTTCAGTTTCTGTTGACGAACATATCGGTTGCAGCAGGTATTTCGGGTGGAGCCAAAGCACTAGATACTGACTCAGATGAAAGTTGGGGCAAGAGTATCCGCAAAGTCGAAGCCAAAGTGGGGCTTTGGACTCTATTTACGGTTAACACAGCTCTGTTTATCGCCTGTTTTTTAGCTGTAAAACTGACTCTGATTAACAGTGGAAGTTTGGGAGCTATTGTCGGAGTCGTGATCTGGTCAGTGTACTTTCTGCTGCTGCTTTGGGTGAGTTCGCAAGCAGTTGGCTCTCTGGTCAGTTCTGTTGTTGATACGGCAAGCTCAGGTTTACAGGGCGTGATGGGCACAGCAGCAACCGCCCTCAGTGGTCGGGCCATCAATAACCAAGTGGTCAATACGGTGGAAGCTTCTGTTGAGGCAGCCACTCGAGAATTGCGCTCAGCAATTGCGCCAGACCGGGTGCGAGACGGCGTCGAAGATTACCTCACAAATCTGCAACTTCCTGGGTTAAATCTGGGAGCAGTTCGGAGCGGCTTTGAAACCTTGCTGCGGAGTTCGGACTTGCAATCGCTTGCTGATAGTGACCTATTGAAGCAGGTAAACCGCGAGACGTTTGTGAATTTGGTCAGCCAACGCACCGACTTCTCGAAACAAGATGTGGAGCGGGTGGCAGACCAATTAGAGACGGCCTGGAATCAGGTGGTTAAACAAGGACGACCGCCAGAACTTCAAGCGAACCTGTTGGACTTCGTCCAATCTGCACTGCCAGAGGAGTTGAAAGGAGGGCAACTGCGGGATCGTCTTGAGCAGCTTATTCAGCCACAGCAAAACCAGCAAAATCAACAAGATCGCCAAAACCCGCAGAAGCAAGGTAGCCTAACCAACCGAGCTTTACAGATGGGAATCGGTACTCTCATGTCGACTTTGTCTAAGAGAGTAGACCTGTCTGATCTAGGCCTGGAGAAGATTGCCGGACAGCTGAATTCTCTCAGTCAACAACTCACTGAGCAAGCTAGCAAAGTTGGCAGTGGCGCGGATGGCAATGCCTCAGCCGGGCAACCTCCCTTCAGCACCATCCGGACCGATATCGAAAGCTACCTGCTCAATTCTCCACCCTGGCATTTGAACCGGGAAACTCTCGATCTCGAATTCAGAGAGACCATTTACGATCCAGAGGCAAACCCAGGCAACGTTCGGCAACAGTTAGAGTCACTCAATCGTGACTACTTCGTGAACGTGCTAACTCGGCGGGAAGGCATTACCCCTGAGAAAGTTAACGAAGTCGCTGATCAGCTCGAACAGATTCGCCAAGACGTTTTTGAAACGGTGCGCACGGCTGAAGAACAAGAGCGGTCGCAGGATCTGCGCCAGCGCCTTGAAAATTATTTGCGCTCCACCTCAAAAGAGGAACTGAATCCAGAAAACATTGAGCGCAGCTTTACCCAGTTACTGGCGGACCCAGAAGCCAGTTATGAAATACTGAGCAACCGTTTGTCTCAATTCGATCGGGAAACGCTCAAGCAAATTCTAGTAGCCGGACGGCAAGATCTGAGCCAGGAAGAGGCAGACCAAATCTTGACTCAGCTTGAAAGCAGCCGGGATCGCTTTTTGAGTCAGTCTCAAGAAACCTGGAACCAGGCGCAAGCCCAGGCAGGCGAGTTGCGGCAACGGGTCGAAGCCTATTTGCGCGATACCAATCTAGCGGAGTTAAATCCTGAAGGCATTCAGCAGGAGCTCCGAACCTTACTCGATGATCCTCAAGCAGGATTGTCCGCATTACGAAGTCGGCTCTCACAATTTGACCGGGACACGCTGGTGCAACTGTTAACCCAGCGGGGCGACCTCAGTGAGGAGCAGGTCAACCAAGTCATCGATCAGATTGAATCAGTCCGGGATAGTATCCTGGGAGCTCCGCAACAGTTAGCCGGTCAGGCGAAAGAGCAGTACGACCGCGTCACTACTCAGATTGCAGAGTACCTACGAGGCACCAACTTAGAAGAACTCAACCCGGAAGGGATTCAGCGTGATCTGCTCACTCTACTCAGCGATCCAACCACCGGAACTTCAGCGCTGCGAGAGCGGCTCTCACAAGTAGATCGAGAAACTCTGGTGAAGTTGCTGAGCCAACGGGGCGATCTGAACGAGGAGCAAGTCAATCAGATTATTGATCAGGTACAAGAAGCCATTCGCAGCATTATCAAAGCGCCGCGGCGTTTAGCCATTCGGGCTGGAGAGCGGGTGCGAGATTTCCAAAGCGATTTGACAGGCTACCTGCGCAACACCAACAAAGAAGAACTGAATCCAGAAGGCATCAAACGAGACTTGCAATTGTTGCTCAGGCAGCCGCAGGCAGGCATGAGTAGCCTAGGAGATCGGCTCTCGCAGTTTGACCGCTCTACCCTTGTTGCTTTGCTATCACAACGAGAGGACATTAGCGAAGAAGAAGCCAATCAGATTGTGGAGCAGATTATCTCTGTTCGGGATCAGTTAGATGAACAGATTCAAGCGGTTCAGCGTCGGGCACAAGCAGCCCTTGACAGCGTTTTTACCAGAACCCGGGATTACCTCAACTCTCTCGATCGTCCTGAACTTAACTACGAGGGTATTCAGCACGACTTCCGCAAGTTGTTTGACGACCCGGAGGCTGGATTTGATGCCCTACGCGACCGCCTCGGCCAGTTTGATCGCGATACTCTCGTTGCCCTGCTCAGTTCTCGCTCAGATATCTCTGAGGAGCAAGCCAACCGAGTCGTTAACCAGATTGAAGGGGTGCGGGATGGCGTTCTCAATCGAGCAGAACGGCTTCAGCAACAAGCGCAAAAACGCATTAAAGAGCTGAAGCACAAGGCTAAAGCACAAGCAGAAGAAGCCCAGAAGACAGTTGCAACCGCTGCGTGGTGGCTATTTGGGACCGCAGCAACCTCTGTGGCAACCGCAGCAATTGCGGGGGTGATTGCGGCAGGAGGTTTAACTGCCTTGGGTCTCAGAGGTTCAATCTAGACAGAGCGAGCCCAGGGGTTACTGTTGACCCCTGGGCTAAACCAAATCTCAATCAAAGCGAATTGCTAATTCTAGGGTTGCGGTTGCTTTTTGTTCGGTTGAAAACAACCTAAACTGCTGAAGTAGACTTCAGAACCCAACGGTAGGGCGTATCTTGCTTGCGAAGCAGACCATTTAGCCGGTCATTTTCCTCTCTTGAGGCATAATTAACCGCTAGCGGCGGCTCATTCTCGTTCTCAAGATTTTGCAGGATGTAAAAAAGCTTTGAATCAACAGTCGTGCTCATCTTCATTTCTCTTTCACCCTGACGCGTTATATTAATTCTCTAATAGTCATCAATGTAATTTTGACTTCCAAAATTGACTATCGGTCCGGAGTTGGATTCTTGCAACTAGCAAGAAAAGCGGTAATCTTATCAGGGATCATAGATTTTGATAGGTTAACTCTTGACCATTGCGGCAAATAGGCTCTTTATGTGCTGATCGATACACCCAGGCTTAATCTTAACCCATGCTCAGCTTTCTGAAGATGTTACCGGTAGCAGGGGATACAGGCTGGTCCAGATCACGGACTGAAGTTGGCGCGTTGGCTCAAGCCAATTCTCTCATTGAAAGAAGTAGAAACAGAGAGCTAGATTACCTCTAGCTCTCAAACTTAAACTACACCTTGGAAGTCACCCTGGAGAAATCCCCTTGATTAGTTCAGGCTAAGACTTTAAACCCTTTTAAGCTTGAACACCTTAGATCTGAACACCTTAGACCTGAACAAAGAAATTAGATGCCGACAGGAAGGCGAGGTTGGCTAAGCTTGCAAAGTGAGTGCCAGTTCCCAAACCTGCCTCAGCTCCATTCTCGTTGTAGAACAGCTTGCCTGTTGTGTTGTTGTAGACGATCAGCGCTCCGCTAGCACCTGCACTGGCTAGCTCCGACGCAATGTCATTATTGATTACCGCAAACTGAGTATCTGTCAGCGCGTTACCAACTTGCACGGCAAGACGATCAAACTTGGTTGCATCCAGAACAATGCGATCTACCTGAGCAACACTGAAGTCAGTGATAATGTCAGCCAGTTGGAGACCATCATCAATGACAAAGTCATCGTTACCAGAGCCACCAGTCAAGTTATCAGCGCCAGTGCCACCGATCAGAATATCAGAGCCAGCGCCACCGTTGATGATGTCATTGTCCCTACCGCCACTGATCGTGTCATTGCCATCTCCACTAATCAAGGTGTTTTTGCCGTCATTGCCCGTGATCGCGTTATTTAGTGCATTGCCGGTGCCGTTGATATTGCCATAGGCACTTAAGACCAGATTCTCAAGGTTGGCGCCTAAAGTGTAGTTATTGGCTGTTGAGAAGACAGTATCAAGTTCACCGCCATTGAAATCTTCGACAACAACGTCAGCGAAAGAGCTGACCTGATAAGAGTCATTGCCTAAGCCACCCTCAAGCCGATCATCACCCGATTCACCGATTAGCGTGTCGTTACCAGCACCGCCGATTAGAGTATCGTTACCGCTGCCACCTTTGAGCTCGTTGTTGCCGTCATTGCCTACGATCGTGTTTACAGAATCATTACCAGTACCATCAACATTGGCTGTACCTGAGGCGAGGTATAAAATCTCGACGTTAGCGCTCAGAGTATAGTCAAGGTTAGCCTGCATATAAACGGTATCGGCATTGCCCTCCCCTGCTTCTTCGATAACGGTGTCTAGAGTAGCATCTACAAGGTAGGTATCATTACCTTCGTTGCCAATTAGAGTATCGTTACCACCGTTGCCATTGATGACGTTGTTACCGCTATTGCCGATGATGAAATTGTTGCTGGCGTTGCCAGTCGCATCGATGTTAGCAGTACCCGTTAGAACCAGGTTTTCGATAACATTAGTCAGGCTAGCAATCGAGAAGGTAATATTCGTCTCAATGGTGTCGTTGCCGTTACCGCCTGACTCAAGGATGGCATCTGAACCATCAGTTACATAGGTGTCGTTACCTGCGCCGCCGATCAAAGTATCAACACCTTCTCGACCGTCCAAGCGGTTATTGCCAGCGTTACCAGTAATCGTGTTATTGCCCGAATTACCTGTGCCATCAATGCTGGCACCACTCATCAAGACCAGGTTTTCAACTCCCTCTGAGAGCGCGAACGAGGCATAAGCTTCAACCACGTCGAAGCCACTGCCGCCTTCTTCACTGACAACATCTTGGCTAGCATTAATGACGTAAGTGTCATTGCCTGCACCGCCAATTAGCGTATCAGCACCGCCCTTGCCATCTAGACGGTTGTTGCCATTATTACCCTGGATAATATTGTTATCCGCATTGCCGGTACCGTTGCGATTGGCATTACCGATCAGGGTCAGGTTCTCAACATTGGCACCTAAGACGTAAGATTCACTAGAGATAACGGTATCAACTAAACCGCCGTTGAGTTGCTCAACAACAACATCCCCAGCAGAGTTGACATAATAAGTGTCATCCCCCTTACCGCCTTGGAGGTTGTCGTTACCGCCACTGCCATTCAGAATGTTGTTGTTATCGTTGCCAATGATTGTGTTGTTAAGACCATTGCCAGTCCCATAAATAGCTGGACCGAGCAGCGTTAGGTTTTCGTAAGTGGCACCTAAAGCGTAGTCAAAATTGGCAACGACTGTATCGATGCCACCGGCATCTGGTTCTAGAGGAGCATCAGCACTGTCAATGGAATAAGTGTCATCTCCCATACCGCCAATCAGGGTATCAGCACCTTCGCCACCAACTAGAGTATCGTTGCCGCCTAAGCCACTGAGAATGTTGTTGTTGCTGTTGCCGAAGATGCGATTATTAAGTTCGTTGCCTGTACCATGAGAGGCACCGAACTCCAGAATTAAGTTCTCTAGGTTAGCGCTCAAGGCGAACCGGAACGCTGAAGATCGAACGATATCAAAGCCGTTGTTAAAGTCTTCAACAATGCGGTCGCTGCCAAGATTAACAAAGTAAGTGTCGTTGCCAGTGCCACCGATTAATGTGTCTGCGCCTATACCACCATCAATAGTGTCATTACCATCCAGCCCGTTGAGAATATTATTGAAGCCGTTCCCGGTGATTTGGTTGTTATTCTCGTTGCCGTTACCGTTACGACCACGACCAGCCAAAATCAGAGCTTCGAGATTTGCTCCTAAAGTGAAGTTTAGGGCGAGTGAGCGGACTGTATCATAGCCCGCAGCGATCCCTTCATTCACCTGATCGGCAGCGACATTGACTACATAAGTGTCATCGCCCTTACCACCTTGTAAAGTATCAATGCCACCGCCGCCGTTTAAGACATTGTTATTGTCATTGCCAATAATTGTGTTATTGAGACCATTGCCGATGCCAAAAATAGCTGGACCGACTAACCTCAAATTTTCATAGGTTGGGCGCAAGGTGTAGTCAAAATTAGCGATGACGGTATCAACGCCTGCGGCATCTGCATTGAGTGGCGTATCCGTACTATCAATGACATAAGTGTCGTTGCCCACACCACCAACATAGGTGTCAACGCCATCGCCACCGACCAGCCGATCGTTACCACCACCACCCACTAAGCGGTCATTGCCAGACGCCCCAAATAGGCGGTCGTTACCAGCAGCACCATTTAAAAAGTCATTATCATCGAGTCCGTCTAAAAGATCGTTTCCGGCTAATCCAGAGATGGAATCGCCGACTGGCGTGCCCTTAAGGACGTTGTTGCCAGGATTACCATTAACAATTGCCATATCAGAGTGATCCGTAGAATTCAGTACTAGCTCTATTTTTTTATACTTTGATTAAAGCTTGTGTTCAGTAAAGCTACGCAGAAAATTTGATGAAGGTTTCCTGGCGAGCCCTTTGCAGCCGTAGAGCTACAGAAAAACATCCAGTTCTCAGAGCCTTCTTCGAGTCAAGACTTTGGGAACCGGATGTTTTGAGGTTTTACTGGAGAGTTCTTTCTAAAACGGTGTGGGCTAGGTAAGCGTGAGATTAAGTGCCCAGCTATTAAACCGCCCAGTGTCATTGGTAACTAGATCGCTCACGGTGATTCGCCACTCACCAGCCGCAGGGGTGTTAGCCAGGGAAGCTAGGGCTGGACTATCGGGAGCAGTAAACGTTTTCTTGAGGCCAGAGGTAGCTCCACCCTGAAGATCGTGCAGAAGCACAGTCTGCCCGCCTGAGGCCAGCAGCTTGATCCGCAAATCACCACTAAACGGATGGGTAATATCAACCTCAACCGTGACACTGCGGATCTTGCCTGCTTGAGTAACCGTCAATGTGCTGGTGACCCCCTTCGGGTCGCCATCCGGGATGGGCTGATCAACACGAGCGGTAAGCCGCAGCGGAGCAGACGTTGCAACTGCGGGAGTCGGTGTGGGCGCAGGGGCTGGGGCTGGCGCAGGTGTGGGCGTAGACGTAGAAACAGGTGCTGGCGTAGCCGTTGTTGGTGTCAGCGTCGAGATTAGGGCTGGTATGGGAGATGAGGAAGGCGTGGGTACTAGGACTGGAATGGGGACAGGAATAGGGGTAGGAGTTGGCGCAGGCCCAGAAGTTTGAGCGGGCGCAGGAGAAGGCTTAGGAGTTGGGGCAGCCGCAGGAGTTGGAGTGGGTGCAGGTGTTGAAGCAGGTGCAGGAGCCGGGGCAGGTGCAGGTGTTGGGGAGGATGCGGGTGCTTGGATAGAAGCAAGAGTTGGGGTTGGAGTTGACGGCGCAGAGGCTGAGGTTGGGGCGGGCGCAGGCGTTGGGGCGGGTACTGAGGTTGAAGTTTGGGCAGGCGCAGGCGTTGGTTTTGGAGTGGAAGTAGGGGCAGGCGCAGATGCTTGCGTAGAAACAGATGCCTGCGTAGGAGCAGGAGCAGCGCTTGGGGTTGGGGTTGAGATTGACGGCGCAGAGGCCGCTGCGGGAGTAGGGGTAGGCGTTGAAGCAGGTGCAGGAGCCGGAGTGGCTACCGGAGCCGGAGTCGGAGCCGGAGCCGGAGTCGGAGTCGGAGCAGGAGTTGGGGCTTGTGTGGGTGCTGGAGTGGGGGCCTTGAGCGCAGCAGCAGGAGCAGGTGTCGAAGTTTGAGCAGTCGCAGGCGTAGGAGCAGGCGCGGCAGACTGGGCGGCGGGTACTGGCGTGGTTGCAGGACCCGCACTAGGCGCACGGCTAGTGCCAAGCAGCAGCCCCAACTTCCAACTGCGCAGCTTCCCAACATCGTCTTTAACGCTATCAACCACTCGCAAGGACCACTTGCCCAGGCTAGTGGTATTACGTGCCGTCTCTAAACCAGGCGTGTCTTGAGGGGTAAATTTCTTCTGGAGACGAACGTTGCGACCCCCAGACTTAGATTGCAAGGTAATCGCGTTGCCTGACGGTGGAATCAAAATGACGTCGAGATCGCCCACAAAGGAGTCATGCTCAATATCAACCTCAACCTCAATGTCCTGAACATTGCCCGGTTGCAGACATTGAATACTGCTGGTTACGCCGGCGGGGGTGGCATCTGGAATGGGCAAGATCGTCGAATTTTCCAGGCGTAGCCAACCCGTTACAGGTGTCGGCGTGGTGGGGGTAGTGGGCGTAGTAGGCGTAGGCGTGGGGGTAGTAGGCGTAGTAGGAATGGGCGTAGGTGTAGTAGTAGGAGGGGCCGCGCGACGGGCAGCTTCCTGAACAGCCTTAGCCGCGTTGACCCGACCATAGCCAAACCATTGGGAATGCCCTTTAGCGTCGTAATTCCCCCGGTTGACGTTAAATTGCGGATCAACGCTGTTGTCCACAATCTTGTCAGCAGTCTGCTCAATAATCTGCCGCACTTCGCGAGCAGTCAGGTTGGGATTGGCCGAGATCACCAGGGCAGCAACACCAGCGACAATTGGTGCTGCGCTGGAGGTACCACCAAAGGTGCTGGTAAATTCACCCGGACCATAACCAGCTGGCCCAGTGCGGTCAGTGGTATAAATGGCCCGACCCACCAGCAGGCTATCGGCAATCGATGGCCCCGTACGGGTGTAGCCAGTGCGCTCCAGGAAAAGACCGGGGTGGGCATTGTTGCTAGGCGCACAAACGGAAACTTCAGGCCCCCAGTTGCTGTAGGCCGCTTTTTTGTTCAAGCTGGTGATCGCTGAAATTGCCATCACATCGGGGTTGGTGCAAAAGCCATCGAGCCACTGAGTCGCTCCTTTAATGGCATCGCGTGGCCAGCCTTGCTCATCCACCGCCCCTTTGATCGGACGATTGGCATTGCCGCAGGCGAAGACAACCACGCAGCCCTTGCCCCTGCGACCATTATTCACAACGTTCCGAATCGCCGCCTGTTGTCGAATGGACAGCGGAAAAGTCAGCGTGCTAGGACCCCAGCTACAGGACAGAACAGCTGCACCATTCTGCGTCACATGGGCGAACAGAGCCTCAATCGTGTTGTCATCCAGGAAACCGGAGGTGCGAATCGGCATGAAGGCGCAGCCTGGGGCTACCCCTACTGAGCCGTAACCGTTTTCTTCGGCTATCGCTAAACCGGCACAGGCAGTACCATGCTTTTCTTGGGCCGAACCAGGATTTGGGTCAGCGTCACGGTCGCTAAAATCACGAGGGGCAACAATTTTGCCCGTTCCTTGAAAGTCGCGATGGCTGAGGTCAAAACCGTCGTCAGCTACAGCAACAATTACCTCGCGCTTACCGCGAGTGATATCCCAGGCCTGGTCCGCGAAAATATGAGAGTTAGGTGCTAATTGAGCTCCACCGTTGTTGCTGAGATGCCACTGCTGCAAATAGCCCTCATCTTTGGGTTGATAACGAGCAGAGGCCTCAACTACCATCTCCGGCTCAGCCTGCGAAACCTCTGGCATAGCCGCGAGGCGGTTGGTGATTTTGACCGGGTTCTCGGTGGCCCGACGCGTCACCAAAAACACAGAAGTTTTATCCAATCCCTCTACTGGCTTTAGAAACTGAAGTCCAAAGCGATTGGCGATTTCTTCAATGGTTGAATCGTCAGTTCCTGGGGCAAATTGCACCGT from Leptolyngbya sp. FACHB-261 includes these protein-coding regions:
- a CDS encoding glycosyltransferase family 39 protein; amino-acid sequence: MILLTATVGLIALVAAPNTLDSLTYHLARVMHWIQNKNLNPYPTSYLPQIYQPPFAEWVILHLHVLSGGDYWANLVQWFSMVGSILGISLVAKQLGANLQGQVFAAVTAATIPMGILQGSSTKNDYVAAFWLVCFVHYLLSVVQPKPAWTFKNLLGVSASLGLAFLTKGTTYIYAFPFIIWLFLAAFRDFRWKLWRLALPTTVLVIVLNSGYYLRNFRLFGSPFGSDPQTPYLNGLWSFPAFLSNLVRNLSLHLSMPIGSVNRGTERAIYALHQVLGVDINDPRTTWPGVEFHIRSLSNHEDSASNPLHLWLILGAVLLCLIWRNLRRQQLLRCYLAASMGAFFLFCLILKWQPWHSRLHLPLFVIFSAVVGVVLSHLTSYKLANAIAFILILSALPWVLFNFSRPLLFSMDRQAYVESRQVVLSPRNIWNTSRTAQYFNNRTEFEQPYQQGAAFLQTQNCTDIGLQLPLGDPWEYPWWVLLQNRQSPVRFEHVNVQNLSATLYDHLPFSAFVPCAIINVRQPAELKAGANEVNTLLTPQGSYTRVWALGPVTILMPQSTQSSLTK
- a CDS encoding MFS transporter, whose translation is MMFQSIETLLAMPSAQFGLAQAILNLPLAQIVLSPDESALFFLSGPQFFIALIAGVVMAFAFQFLLTNISVAAGISGGAKALDTDSDESWGKSIRKVEAKVGLWTLFTVNTALFIACFLAVKLTLINSGSLGAIVGVVIWSVYFLLLLWVSSQAVGSLVSSVVDTASSGLQGVMGTAATALSGRAINNQVVNTVEASVEAATRELRSAIAPDRVRDGVEDYLTNLQLPGLNLGAVRSGFETLLRSSDLQSLADSDLLKQVNRETFVNLVSQRTDFSKQDVERVADQLETAWNQVVKQGRPPELQANLLDFVQSALPEELKGGQLRDRLEQLIQPQQNQQNQQDRQNPQKQGSLTNRALQMGIGTLMSTLSKRVDLSDLGLEKIAGQLNSLSQQLTEQASKVGSGADGNASAGQPPFSTIRTDIESYLLNSPPWHLNRETLDLEFRETIYDPEANPGNVRQQLESLNRDYFVNVLTRREGITPEKVNEVADQLEQIRQDVFETVRTAEEQERSQDLRQRLENYLRSTSKEELNPENIERSFTQLLADPEASYEILSNRLSQFDRETLKQILVAGRQDLSQEEADQILTQLESSRDRFLSQSQETWNQAQAQAGELRQRVEAYLRDTNLAELNPEGIQQELRTLLDDPQAGLSALRSRLSQFDRDTLVQLLTQRGDLSEEQVNQVIDQIESVRDSILGAPQQLAGQAKEQYDRVTTQIAEYLRGTNLEELNPEGIQRDLLTLLSDPTTGTSALRERLSQVDRETLVKLLSQRGDLNEEQVNQIIDQVQEAIRSIIKAPRRLAIRAGERVRDFQSDLTGYLRNTNKEELNPEGIKRDLQLLLRQPQAGMSSLGDRLSQFDRSTLVALLSQREDISEEEANQIVEQIISVRDQLDEQIQAVQRRAQAALDSVFTRTRDYLNSLDRPELNYEGIQHDFRKLFDDPEAGFDALRDRLGQFDRDTLVALLSSRSDISEEQANRVVNQIEGVRDGVLNRAERLQQQAQKRIKELKHKAKAQAEEAQKTVATAAWWLFGTAATSVATAAIAGVIAAGGLTALGLRGSI